The DNA region CCGAAGCCTCTTGCAGATCAAGCGATTGCTGAGCGGCCTCAATCTGGTCGAGTTCAGCCTGGGCTTCATGCCCCAGCAGGCCGACAAGTTGAGCCAGAGTGACTGGCTCTTCCGAGGCATAGATGACGGCTTCGATCTTGGCTTTAAGGCTCATAGTTTATTCCCTAAGCATACCAACGCCGCACCCGTTCGACGCGATCTCAATAGTATGTTTCAGCATGGAGGGTAAAAATGGCACGAATGGAAGTCGTTCGCGGAGACATTACACAGCTTGCCGTCGACGCAATCGTAAACGCGGCCAACAACTCCCTGCTCGGCGGAGGCGGGGTCGACGGCGCAATTCACAGGGCAGCGGGTAAGGAACTTCTCAGAGCGTGCGAAAAGCTCCACGGCTGCGCAACCGGTTCGGCCAAGGCCACGTCTGGCTTCGATCTCCCGGCAAAGTGGATCTTCCATGCCGTGGGTCCGGTCTGGAGCGGCGGCTCCCACGGCGAAGCCGACCTGCTGGCGGGCTGCTACCGCCGCTGCATGGAGCTAGCCGGCGAGCACAACGCGAAGTCCATCGCATTCCCGGCGATCTCGACCGGCATCTATCGCTTCCCCCTTCAGCAGGCAGCGGAGATCGCCGTCCACACAGTTCGCCAGCATCTGCAAAGCAGCGACGTAGACCGGGTAATTTTCTGCTGCTTCGACGATGCAACGGTTGAGGTCTACCAGAAAATCGTTTAGGGAGTCGCACGGCGACTCGCATGCCGGAGACCGAGGTGGCATTCTTTTGCATAAATGGAAAAACTTTGCCCACAATCGGTCTCCGAAAGACACGGATCAGGAGCTTTTTACGGTTATGCTTTGGCCTGAAAATTGCTTAATTTCGATTATGTTTCACCTTATGTTCACCGACACCGAATTCACGGCAGCGCTGCCAATGGGTCAAGCGCTGTCATGCAGGAACCAGTCTCGCTGATGCTGATGGGTACGGGGATGCTCGGCTAGCCGCCGCGCTTCGCCGCAGACTAAGCTAGTAGGATGCAGAAGCATAGAAAGCCCCGGCCCATAAGCCGGGGCTCTTTGTTTTGTACTCTTACTTCCAGAATAAGTTGAACATGCGATAGGCTGACACCTTGACCCTCTTTGCCCTGCTTAGCGTGATCGTCTGCCTCGCCGCGCTCTTCGGTCTGGTGAGCAACCGCTTCCTGCGCCTTCCTCCTACCATCGGCACGCTCGCTCTCTCGGTTGTCGCCGTCTCCATCCTCACCGTACTCGGCAAACACCTTCCCGGCATCCAGGACTTCGCCACGAAGCTTGTTCAGTCCATCGATTTCAACGCCATCGTTTTGCACGGGATGCTTGCCTTCCTGCTCTTCGCGGGTGCCCTGCATCTCGATCTCGGGCGTCTGAAGAAACAGGCTTTCCCAGTCGCCGCGCTCTCGGTAGTCGGCACTATACTTGCCACCCTCTTCGTTGCAGGCCTACTCTGGCTGATCCTGCACCTCTGCCGCATGGCTGCCGACGTCCCGACCTGCCTCATCTTCGGCGCACTCATCTCGCCCACCGACCCCGTCGCTGTGCTCGAAATGCTGCGCCGCGTCAAAGCCCCCGCCGAGGTGCAAACCCTGCTCGGCGGCGAATCGCTCTTCAACGATGGCGTCGGCGCCGTCCTCTTCCTTGCGCTCCTCGAGGCATCCGGCCCACATGGAATGCCTTCTCTCTCGCGTTTTTCCATCCTGTTCCTACTCGAAGCCGGTGGTGGTCTCGCGCTGGGGCTCATCGCAGGGTACGCCGTCTCGCGCCTGATTCGCCTAAGCGACGACTACACTCTTCGCACCCTGCTCACCCTCGCCCTGGCCATGGGCGGATACGCTCTTGCGGACGCACTGCACCTCTCCGCGCCGCTCGAAGCCGTCGCCGCTGGCCTCATGGTCAGCTACCGCGCACATGCCGTTTCCACACCTGTCCGGCAGGAAGTTGCTGATTTCTGGGCTCTACTCGATGACATGCTCAATGTCGTTCTGTTCCTTCTGCTCGGGTTCGCCATGATCTTGGTGCCCTTCTCAACGCGCCTCTTCGTCGCTGGCCTGCTGACCATTCCTGCCGTTCTGCTGGCGCGCGCAGCATCGGTCGCGGTCGTCCTGTTCCCTCTCCGCCGCTATGTAGACCGCTTCGGAGCCCTGTGCGCCGTGCTTACCTGGGGAGGGCTCCGCGGCGCGCTTTCCGTCGCCCTCGTCCTGACGTTGGCGCATCGCGCCGGGGCAATCGAACTGCTGTCGATCACCTACACCGTTGTCGTATTCTCTGTCCTCG from Edaphobacter paludis includes:
- a CDS encoding O-acetyl-ADP-ribose deacetylase; amino-acid sequence: MARMEVVRGDITQLAVDAIVNAANNSLLGGGGVDGAIHRAAGKELLRACEKLHGCATGSAKATSGFDLPAKWIFHAVGPVWSGGSHGEADLLAGCYRRCMELAGEHNAKSIAFPAISTGIYRFPLQQAAEIAVHTVRQHLQSSDVDRVIFCCFDDATVEVYQKIV
- a CDS encoding sodium:proton antiporter, producing the protein MTLFALLSVIVCLAALFGLVSNRFLRLPPTIGTLALSVVAVSILTVLGKHLPGIQDFATKLVQSIDFNAIVLHGMLAFLLFAGALHLDLGRLKKQAFPVAALSVVGTILATLFVAGLLWLILHLCRMAADVPTCLIFGALISPTDPVAVLEMLRRVKAPAEVQTLLGGESLFNDGVGAVLFLALLEASGPHGMPSLSRFSILFLLEAGGGLALGLIAGYAVSRLIRLSDDYTLRTLLTLALAMGGYALADALHLSAPLEAVAAGLMVSYRAHAVSTPVRQEVADFWALLDDMLNVVLFLLLGFAMILVPFSTRLFVAGLLTIPAVLLARAASVAVVLFPLRRYVDRFGALCAVLTWGGLRGALSVALVLTLAHRAGAIELLSITYTVVVFSVLAQGLTMVPLLRRLGYARTQV